A region from the Triticum urartu cultivar G1812 chromosome 1, Tu2.1, whole genome shotgun sequence genome encodes:
- the LOC125524984 gene encoding transcription factor VOZ1-like, whose product MAGDPTGGGGGSAAGKGPRSSTRHQQFRDRAKTRVDDLQEIFSGLQSARKESRSADAAVLEEQVHQMLREWRAELSVASPASSLQNSLGNNQGAADPPSETLRLLQLAIEEEDDATSKLAQPMQPSRQDGHQNLNPGLQVHGGTVDGGADASQQSMGHGMQGEVADVANALFSDQMYYIDHELSIDDFLHGSNPDGLNNLQGTGQPEHQQFNLPLDLQHSNNSYADANNSVQSTGDVFFHMSDLLTTVGPSPSQYLGPKCALWDCGRPVRGSEECQDYCNPYHAGLALSDDGLLGTRPVMRPRGIDLKDGPLFDALCAKVQGKNVGIPVCEGAATSKSPWNAHELFDLSLLEGESLREWLFFDRPRRAFESGNRKQRSLPDYNGRGWHESRKQVMKDFGGLKKSYYMDPQPSSNYEWHLFEYEINDSNTLALYRLEFKASDPKRSVKSKLGSSSLNEIQQQMVKLSANSPVDNKRGARSKTKASQKDTNANAYPALKATNQAGASNAYEAVPLNIPNQASAPSAYQTVAPNIPNQDSTSNAYEDASQVDPMSYLNENVVYGPHLPYGYPDGKGDFYWNPSGGA is encoded by the exons ATGGCGGGCGATCcgaccggcggcggcggcggctccgcgGCGGGCAAGGGTCCCCGCTCGTCGACGCGGCACCAGCAGTTCCGCGACCGCGCCAAGACCCGCGTGGACGACCTCCAGGAGATCTTCTCCGGCCTCCAGTCCGCCCGCAAGGAGAGCCGCtccgccgacgccgccgtcctCGAGGAGCAGGTCCACCAGATGCTCCGCGAGTGGCGCGCCGAGCTCAGCGTCGCCTCCCCCGCCTCCTCCCTGCAG AACTCGCTGGGGAACAACCAGGGTGCCGCGGATCCGCCGTCGGAGACGCTGCGGCTGCTGCAGCTGGCgattgaggaggaggacgacgccaccAGCAAGCTGGCGCAGCCGATGCAGCCCTCCCGGCAGGATGGTCATCAGAATCTCAACCCCGGACTGCAAGTACATGGGGGGACTGTGGATGGCGGCGCCGACGCGTCACAGCAGTCAATGGGTCATGGAATGCAGGGAGAAGTAGCCGATGTTGCTAATGCATTGTTCAGTGATCAG ATGTACTATATAGACCATGAACTGAGTATTGATGATTTTCTTCATGGGTCAAACCCAGATGGCCTCAATAACCTGCAAGGGACTGGTCAGCCGGAACATCAACAGTTCAATCTGCCACTAGATCTGCAACATTCTAATAATTCATATGCTGATGCAAATAACTCTGTGCAAAGTACTGGAGATGTTTTTTTCCACATGTCAGACTTGCTCACAACAGTCGGCCCGTCGCCTTCTCAATATTTGGGGCCAAAATGTGCACTCTGGGATTGTGGTCGACCTGTGCGAGGATCAGAAGAGTGTCAAGACTACTGCAACCCGTATCATGCTGGTTTAGCTTTGAGTGATGATGGTCTTCTGGGGACAAGGCCTGTGATGCGGCCAAGGGGTATTGATTTGAAAGATGGGCCCCTATTTGATGCTCTTTGTGCAAAAGTCCAAGGAAAAAATGTTGGTATTCCTGTCTGTGAAGGGGCTGCAACGTCAAAATCACCTTGGAATGCACATG AACTTTTTGATCTTTCTCTTCTTGAGGGTGAATCTCTTAGGGAATGGTTATTCTTTGACAGACCAAGAAGGGCATTTGAGAGCGGCAACCGCAAGCAAAGGTCGTTGCCAGATTACAACGGCCGTGGATGGCATGAATCAAGGAAGCAAGTGATGAAGGACTTTGGGGGCCTGAAGAAATCCTATTACATGGACCCACAACCATCCAGCAACTATGAGTGGCACCTTTTCGAATATGAGATCAATGATTCTAACACTCTAGCCTTGTACCGGCTTGAGTTCAAGGCGTCTGATCCTAAAAGGAGTGTTAAATCAAAACTGGGCAGCAGTTCACTCAACGAAATCCAGCAGCAAATGGTCAAGCTTAGTGCAAACAGTCCGGTGGACAACAAGCGGGGTGCTAGGAGCAAGACAAAGGCTAGTCAAAAGGACACCAATGCGAATGCATATCCAGCTCTCAAGGCCACCAATCAAGCGGGTGCTTCAAATGCTTATGAAGCAGTGCCCCTCAACATCCCCAATCAGGCCAGTGCCCCCAGCGCTTACCAAACAGTGGCTCCCAACATCCCCAATCAGGACAGTACCTCGAATGCCTATGAAGATGCATCACAGGTGGACCCGATGTCATATCTGAATGAAAACGTTGTCTATGGACCTCATCTTCCATATGGTTACCCCGATGGAAAAGGCGACTTCTACTGGAACCCCAGTGGCGGCGCCTGA
- the LOC125537330 gene encoding 28 kDa heat- and acid-stable phosphoprotein-like gives MAKGKFKGKPTGQRTFSSKEELEAGTSADRPKTFSKKKQEVSNRREDSIEEESDEEVEKTKHKGTAGLIEIDNPNLVKPKSIKAKDVDVDRTTDLSRREREELEKQRARAHYMRLQEEGKTEQARKDLDRLTLIRRQREEAAKKREEEKAAKEERKAEARK, from the exons ATGGCCAAGGGCAAGTTCAAGGGCAAGCCCACCGGGCAGCGCACCTTCTCCTCCAAGGAGGAGCTCG AGGCTGGTACTTCAGCAGATCGCCCAAAGACCTTTTCTAAGAAG AAGCAAGAGGTATCTAACAGAAGGGAAGATTCAATTGAGGAGGAAAGCGATGAAGAGGTTGAGAAGACC AAACACAAAGGCACTGCAGGTCTCATCGAGATTGACAATCCAAACCTGGTGAAACCAAAGAGTATTAAAGCCAAGGATGTTGAT GTTGATAGGACAACTGATCTCTCCAGGCGTGAAAG GGAGGAGCTTGAGAAGCAGAGAGCTCGAGCGCACTATATGAGACTTCAGGAGGAAGGGAAGACAGAACAGGCTAGGAAAGACCTAG ATCGCCTTACCTTGATCCGGCGGCAGAGGGAGGAAGCTGCAAAGAAGCGCGAAGAGGAAAAAGCTG CGAAAGAGGAGAGGAAGGCTGAAGCACGCAAGTGA
- the LOC125524994 gene encoding eukaryotic translation initiation factor 2 subunit gamma-like, whose protein sequence is MARRGLMEQDLTKLDVTKLHPLSPEVISRQATINIGTIGHVAHGKSTVVKAISGVQTVRFKNELERNITIKLGYANAKIYKCEDDRCPRPMCYKAYGSGKEDTPACDVPGFENTRMKLLRHVSFVDCPGHDILMATMLNGAAIMDGALLLIAANESCPQPQTSEHLAAVEIMRLQHLIILQNKIDLIQESAAMNQHEAIQKFIQGTIAEGAPVVPISAQLKYNIDVICEYIIKKIPIPERNFTSPPNMIVIRSFDVNKPGSEVDEIRGGVAGGSILRGVLRVNQNIEVRPGIVMKDESGNIKCTPIYSRIVSLYAEQNELQFAVPGGLIGVGTTMDPTLTRADRLVGQVLGEIGSLPDVFVELEINFFLLRRLLGVRTKGTEKAGKVSKLTKGEILMLNIGSMSTGARVVAVKNDLAKLQLTAPVCTSKGEKVALSRRVEKHWRLIGWGQIQAGATLEVPPCPL, encoded by the exons ATGGCACGCCGAGGATTGATGGAGCAGGACCTAACCAAGCTTGATGTCACCAAGCTCCACCCGCTGTCACCCGAAGTCATCTCGCGCCAAGCGACCATCAACATTG GTACAATTGGTCATGTGGCCCATGGAAAGTCTACTGTTGTGAAAGCTATATCTGGAGTTCAG ACTGTTCGCTTCAAGAATGAGCTTGAACGTAACATCACTATCAAGCTGGGCTATGCTAATGCAAAAATATATAAATGCGAGGATGACAGATGTCCACGACCAATGTGTTACAA GGCTTATGGAAGCGGAAAAGAAGATACTCCTGCCTGTGATGTTCCTGGGTTTGAAAACACCAGGATGAAGCTCCTGAGACATGTTTCCTTTGTTGATTGCCCG GGCCATGACATTCTCATGGCTACAATGCTTAATGGAGCAGCTATCATGGATGGAGCCTTGCTTTTGATAGCAGCAAATGAAAGCTGCCCACAACCCCAGACATCCGAGCATCTTGCAGCTGTTGAAATCATGCGTCTCCAGCATCTCATAATTTTGCAGAATAAGATCGATCTTATCCAGGAAAGCGCAGCAATGAACCAGCATGAAGCAATCCAAAAATTTATCCAG GGCACTATAGCTGAAGGTGCTCCTGTGGTGCCAATATCTGCACAGCTGAAGTACAACATTGATGTGATCTGCGAATATATTATTAAGAAAATCCCCATTCCAGAAAGGAACTTCACTTCACCTCCCAACATGATTGTTATTCGCTCCTTTGATGTCAACAAGCCTGGTTCAGAGGTTGATGAAATTAGGGGTGGGGTAGCAGGTGGCAGCATCCTCAGG GGAGTCCTCAGGGTGAACCAGAATATTGAAGTTCGCCCTGGCATTGTCATGAAGGATGAGAGTGGCAACATCAAATGCACCCCAATCTATTCGAGGATCGTCTCGCTCTACGCAGAGCAGAATGAACTCCAATTTGCTGTGCCAGGAGGGCTTATCGGTGTGGGAACCACCATGGATCCAACTTTGACTCGTGCCGACAGGCTGGTTGGCCAGGTTCTAGGAGAAATCGGGTCACTTCCCGACGTATTCGTGGAGCTTGAG ATCAACTTCTTCCTTCTCCGAAGGCTGCTGGGTGTGAGAACGAAGGGTACAGAGAAGGCAGGGAAGGTCTCCAAGCTCACCAAGGGCGAGATCCTGATGCTTAACATTGGATCCATGTCCACCGGCGCCCGTGTGGTGGCCGTGAAGAACGATCTCGCCAAGCTCCAGCTCACCGCGCCCGTCTGCACTAGCAAAGGCGAGAAGGTGGCCCTGAGCCGCCGTGTCGAGAAGCACTGGCGCCTCATCGGATGGGGCCAGATCCAAGCTGGTGCGACGCTCGAAGTCCCACCATGCCCGCTCTGA